The Caminicella sporogenes DSM 14501 DNA window TGTAGTGAGAAGTGCAGAAATAATTGAAGAAGGAATTGCAATATCAGTATGTAAACAGAACATAAAGAATATACAATTAGTTGCAGCACAAGGCGCAGATGAACTTTTAAATATAAAGGGAATAACAACATCTTTTGTTTTAGGTTTAAAGGAAGATGGTACAATTTTTATAAGTGGAAGGTCATTAGGAAATATAAATGTTCAAAGAGTTTTAGAAAAGCTTGGAGGAGGAGGTCATCTTACGGTGGCTGGAACTCAGCTTAAAGATGTTACTTTTGATGAAGCTAAAGAAATGCTTATAGATGCAATTAAGGAATATTTAAAGGAAGGTGAGAAATGATGAAAGTTATTCTATTAAAAGATGTTAAGGGAACAGGTAAAAAGGGAGAAGTAGTAAATGTAAGTGATGGGCATGCGAGAAACTTCCTTATTCCAAGGGGATTAGCTAAAGAAGCTACAAAGGGTAATTTAAGAGAATTAGAAAATCAAAAGGCAGCTCAAAAGAAAAAAGAAGAAAGAGAATTGGCTGAAGCTAAAGCTTTAGCAGAAAAAATATCAAGTATTACTTTAAAGTTTAAAGGTAAAGCTGGTGAAGGCGGAAAATTATTTGGGTCAATCACTTCTAAAGATATAGCATTAGAACTTAAAAATAAGTACAAAATAAATATAGATAAGAGAAAAATAATTTTAAATAGTCCTATTAAAGAACTTGGAGCTAGATTTGTTGAAGTGAAGATTTATCCAGATGTAACTGCGAAATTAAAAGTTGAAGTTACAGCAGAATAATATAAATTACGATTAATACAATTTAAGGCAGTGAAAATTTATAATTCACTGCATTTTTTTTAATAATATTTAAAACAAATATTTAATAAATAAGTAATTTAAAAAGGTGATTTGTATGGAATTAGAACTTTTAGGAAAAGTACCACCTCATAATATAGAGGCAGAACAATCTGTTTTAGGAGCAATGATTTTAGATAAAGATGCAATAATAACTGTAACGGAAATTTTGAAAGCAGATGATTTTTATAAAGAAGCTCATAGAGAAATATATGAAGCTATTTTAGATATTTATAATAGAAATGAACCTGTAGATTTAGTTACTTTATCTGAAGAATTGAGACAGAGAGGAACTTTAGATGCATTAGGTGGAGTAACATATCTTTCTGATTTATCAACATCAGGTATATTAACTTCAAATGCAAAATATTATGCAAAAATAGTATCAGAAAAGTCATTACTTAGAAAGCTTATACATGTTTCAACACAAATAGCTCAAAAGGGTTATGAATCGGAAGAAGCTGAAGCACTGCTTGATTTAGCTGAAAAGAGTATATTTGATATTTCGCAAAAAAGAAATCAAGAAGGCTTTACTCATATAAAAGATGTATTGTTAGATACATTTGACAAAATAGAACAGCTTTATACAAATAAAGGTGGAATAACAGGACTTACAACTGGATTTGTAGATTTGGATAGAAAGACTTCAGGACTTCAAAAATCAGATTTAATATTGATTGCAGCAAGACCATCTATGGGTAAAACTGCATTTTCAATAAATATATGTCAGAATGCTGCTATAAGAGCAAAAGCTTCAGTAGCTATATTTAGTCTTGAGATGTCTAAAGAACAATTGGTACAGCGTATGCTTAGTTCTGAAGCACATATAGAAATTCAAAAAATCAGAAACGGTACATTAAGTGAAGATGAATGGCCTAAATTAGCAAGTGCAATGGGACCTTTAGCTAAGGCTAAAATATTTATAGATGATACGCCCGGGATTAATGTAATGGAGATAAGGGCAAAATGTAGAAGATTGAAAATGGAACATGGTTTAGATTTAATAATGATAGATTATTTGCAGCTTATGTCTTCACATGGACGAGCAGAAAGTAGACAGCAGGAAATTTCTAAAATATCAAGGGCATTAAAGATATTAGCTAGAGAGATGGACTGTCCGGTTATTGCATTATCTCAGCTTTCACGTGCTCCAGAACTTAGGGCAGATCATAGACCTATTCTTTCAGATTTAAGAGAATCAGGAGCTATAGAACAAGATGCCGATGTAGTTATGTTTTTATATAGAGATGAGTATTATCATCCAGATTCAGATAGGAAAAATATTGGAGAAGTGATTATAGCTAAGCAGCGTAATGGTCCTACTGGAACAGTTGAACTTGCTTGGCTTGGGCAGTATACTAAATTTGCAAATCTTGAGAAATATAGAGAATAAAAAAAGCCGATAATCGATAAAAGGATTATCGGCTTTTTTGTATAATAATTAACATATATATTTTGTTTGTACTAGAAATTATATATAAGAATGGGGCTGTTAGTAATGATGGGGGATAAGACAAAAATAAGAAAACTTGAAAGAAAAGATGTTGATAAGATGATAGAATGGGGAAAACATGATGAACCTATATTTTATCATTATAACTTTCCCTATCTGTCAGAGAAAGAAAGAGATTTATGGTTTAAGATAAAAACTAAAAAATTTACAAAAAAATGTTTTGCCATAGAAAATTTAAATGGAGAATTAATAGGATATATTTCTTTAAGAAATATTAAATTTTTTAAGAGAGAAAGCGAATTAGGTATAGTATTTAATCCAGATGTTATAAACAAGGGATATGGAACAGACGCTTTGAATAAATTTTTAGATATTTATTTTACTAAAGAAAAAATGAAAACTCTATTTCTTAAAGTTGGAAAATTTAATAAACGTGCTATACGCTGTTATGAAAAATGTGGATTTGAAATAATAAATGAAGTTTATGAAGAATTTGAAGAACAAGGATTAAGTGAGGAAATAAAAAAAGAAATTGTGGAAAAATATAAAGATTTTGATTTAAAAGATAATAAATTAATGACAACATATTATTATATGAAGATAACAAAGGAAAAATACATAATCCACAAAAATAATTTAGAATTGTTGATAACTCTGTGAATAATGTGGATAAATATATGTTTAAATAAAATTGATATGATATGTAAATAATAAATTATAATAAGCAACAATTTATTTTTAAGTATATGAAAATTTTTGTTTCGTTTATATGAGGATAAATGGTATAATGATTAATGTATTTTGTTTAAAGGAGGGAATATAGTGGCTAAGGTAACTAAAGATACGATTATAAATGAAGTTCTTAAAATGGATAGAAGTACAGCTATGATTTTCATGAGGCATGGATTGCATTGTCTTGGCTGAGGTGGAGCTGCTTTTGAAAGCATCGGTGATGCTGCTTCGGTGCATGGAATAGATGCAGATGCACTTATTAATGATTTAAATGAATATTTAGAAAGACAAAGCAATTAATAAATAATTAGTTATAATAAGAGCAGCTTTAAGCTGCTCTTATTATTGTTTATAATTATTATATTATTATAATTTTAAGATATATATATAATATTAACAAAGTTATTAACAAATCTTGTGGAAAATGTGGATAAAATAAGCAAGCGAATATTAATTTTAGTATTAATAAAAAAATTCGTATATTCATTGACTATAAAGGGTCTATTTGATAATATTAAATGTGTATGTTCGGATTTAGCCAAATTGAAGGAAGGTGCAAATTTATGTCAACAGTTGTTATAGTAGGTGCACAATGGGGAGATGAAGGAAAAGGTAAAATAATAGATTTTTTGGCTTCTGAGGCAGATGTAGTTGTTAGAGGTCAAGGTGGTAATAATGCAGGGCATACAGTAGTAGTTGGGGATAAGAAGTATGCATTACATTTAATACCATCAGGTATATTATACTCTGAAACTATAAATGTAATAGGTAATGGTGTAGTTTTTGATCCAGAAGGTTTTTTAAATGAAGTAGAAAAACTTGAAAAAGAAGGTATTAGTACAAAGAATATAAAAATAAGTGATAGAGTTCATGTAATATTCCCATATCATAAATTACTTGATGAACTTGCGGAAAATGCTAGAGGAGATAAAAAAATAGGAACTACTAAAAAAGGTATAGGACCTTGCTATATGGATAAAGTAGAAAGGTCTGGGATAAGAATTTGTGATATGATGGATAAAGAAGAATTTATAGAAAAAGTTACAAAGCAGATAGAAAGAAAAAATGAAATAATCCAAAAGATATATGGAGGAAAGCCAGTTAACAAAGATGAAATAATAAATAAATATCTTGAATATGCTGAAAAGATAAGACCGTATGTGGCTGATACATCTGTAATTGTATATGAGAGTATAAAACAAAACAAAAAAGTGTTGTTTGAAGGTGCACAAGGAACTTTTTTAGATATAGATTTAGGAACTTATCCATATGTAACTAGTTCTCATCCTACTTCTGGGGGATTTGCAGTTGGTTCAGGGATAGGACCAAATATGATAGAAGAAGTATTGGGAATAGCAAAGGCATATACAACAAGAGTTGGTAAAGGACCATTTGTTACAGAACAAGATAATGAAATTGGAGATAGAATTAGAATTCAGGGAAATGAGTTCGGCACAACTACAGGAAGACCAAGAAGATGTGGATGGCTTGATGCTGTCATGTTAAAGTATTCTGCTAGAGTAAATGGAATGACAAGTTTAGCTTTAATGCTTTTAGATGTACTTACAGGATTTGAAAAAATAAAGATATGTACTGCTTATAAGTTTAAAGGGGAGCTTATAAAAGATTTTCCTGCAAGTTTAAAAACACTTTCTGAGTGTGAACCAGTTTATGAAGAACTTGATGGTTGGAATGAAGATATAACAAGTGCTGCTACATTTGAAGAATTACCGGTAAATGCACAAAAATATATTAATAAGATTGAAGAATTAGTAGAAATTCCAGTTAAAATAATTTCAGTAGGACCAAAGAGAAGTCAGACAATAGTTAGAGATAAAATATTTAGATAGATTGCGAGTAAAATAAAAAAGTCATAAATTTAAGTAATATATAAAAACACCCTGTAAATTTCATTTTCTTCTTTACAGGGTGTTTTTATATATAAAAAAAGAGACATATGCTTACTCGTCATACATCCCTTTTTTATATAGCTATAATGGAGCTGGCGATGGGACTCGAACCCGCAACCTGCTGATTACAAGTCAGCTGCTCTACCAATTGAGCTACGCCAGCGTGGTGACCCCTAGGGGATTCGAACCCCTGTTACCGCCGTGAAAGGGCGGTGTCTTAACCACTTGACCAAGGGGCCAAAATGGTGACCCATCCGCGACTCGAACGCGGGACACCCTGATTAAAAGTCAGGTGCTCTACCGACTGAGCTAATGGGTCGCTACTCACAGTTATATATATTACAATACAAATGCTTTATTGTCAACAAAAATCTACAAATTTTTTAAAATTTTATTTTGCCTTTATTTCCCATCTTAAATCAGGTCCATAAAATTTTAAAATAGTAAATTTGCCAAAAATTCTGGACGCAGTTCTCTCTCCATAAATTTTAATAATATCAGCAGGAGAGAGATTTGTTGAAATAATAGTTTTTTTATTTTGTATAAGTCTAGAATTTATTATATTAAATATTTCAATATTAGTGAATTTATTTGCAAGTTCTGTTCCGAGGTCATCTATTATAAGCAAGTCACAATCAAATAAAAGTTCATAACTCAGTTTAATTTCAGGAGACTGATTACTGTTAAATTTGTATTCTTCGAGTATTTCAAGTATTTTAAATGCAGTTTGATAGATAACTATTTTACCTTTATCGAGAAGTGACTTTGCTATGCAGTTGCATAGATAAGTTTTTCCAAGTCCAGTTGAACCATAAAATAATAAATTTTCATCATTTTTTTTGTCAAAATTAAATACAAAACCTTCACATATATTTAATATTTTAAGCATATTTTGTTTTGGTGAAAGATTTTCATCTTCAAATTTTTCGTCAGAAAATAAATCTATATTGAAATTTTTAAAATTTTCTTCTTTAAGCAGATGAGAAATATTAGACATTTCATAAGCTTTATCTATTAACTTTTGTTTAAAGCAATTGCATTTTTCACCGCTATCTAAAAAACCACTGTCTTTACATTTACTACATTCATATTGGATTTCTAAAAAATTTAAAGGTATATTGTTTTCAGTGAGGAGAATAGCTTTTTCTTGTTTTAATTTTTTTGTATATTCTTTTATTTCATTGACTTTTTCAAGATAATTATCAGTATTTTGAAGTATAGCTTTTGATATTTTTATACCTGTTTTAGATATTTCCTCATCTATTTCTTTTATTCTGGGAATTATTTCATAAACTTGTGATTTTCTGTATTCAAGTTCTCTTTGAGCTCTATCTCTTTTTTTTTCATATTCTAAAAGTATTTTTTTTATAAAAAAATCGTTTTTCATTATATACACCTACTTTATTTTTTTATTCCCAAAATTTTTTCAAGTTCTTCATTTGAATATTTGTCAAATCTTTGTTTGAAATTTTGGAATTTATTGCTTTTAAGTTGTTTTGATTTAGAAGAATTGTTTGATTTAGTTTCTTTTATTTGAAGTTCTTTTTTTTCTACTTCTTCAGTAGTAGTTATTCCATCTTTTTTCCATGCTTGAAGGATACTATTTATATAATTTATACTTGGATTAGAAGTTTTTTTAGAATTTTCACATGCTTTGAGGATTAAATCTAAAGAAAATCCCCATTTATCTATCCATATATCCATGACTTCCTTTTCAGCTTTTGACGGCTGTCTGAAATTAAATCCAAGAGCTTTGAAAATTTTATCATAATATATAAATTTTTTATCTGTTTTTTCAAGATATTCTTCTAACTTATTCATATCAATGATTCCATTATCATACCAATTTTTTATTACTCCTCCAACATATCGTATGCTTTTAATATTTTTTTTATCTATGCAGTATTCAAAAGCTTTTATGATGATGTCAGGGTCCATGTTAAAATTATAAATCCAGTCAAGTACTGTAATTCTTTCATTTGGAAATAACTGTCTTCTCATAATTTGGTCTATTTGATAAAACATATTTTTAATTTCTGGTATTTTGTTAGCTTCTATTAAATCTTCTGGTGAACATTTGTATTGTTTATTTGAATTTGAAATAGGATTTTTACTTTTTTGAGGGGTATTAGGTTTATAGTTGTTATCTATATAAAGTTGTCTTAAAGATAAAAATTCAACTATAAAATCACTTTCATCGCCATTATTTTTTTTTATTTTTTTTATAATGCCTTTTTGTTCCCAAAAATCCCAAGCGCCGAGAACATCTTCTAAAGGAATATTTAAGTGTTTAGCAATGGTTTTATTGTCTACTATTAAATTTTCATCTCTATCATTTGCATATTTATATCCTAGAAGATATACCTTTACATATGTTCCATTAGCCATTGGCATAAAATCATTTATAAATATATTTTCTATTGGTGTTTGTCCAAAATCGATATCAGTAGTTCTTTTTATAAAGTTCATAAAAACACCTTCCATACAACTATTGTTTGTTGTAATTATATCATAATTAATTTTAGCGTGTGAATATGGGAATGAATGTTATAAAAACTATACATAAAGAGTTTTTAAATACATATAGTTTTTAATAAATCAAATTTTTTTTAGGAGCTGATAGTAAATGAAAGTATTTAGTAGTAGAGCTATCAGAAAAATAGTTAATAACTTAAAACACAAAAAAATGTTTATGATTTTTATTACAGCAGCAATATTTATTTTTATTATTGGTATAGGTATATACCGAATAAAAATGAGTAATTATACAGTTTTTGAGGAAATAATATCAAAAATACAAAAACTAAATGAATATGAAATTGATGCGGTATACTATGATGAAGAAAAGATTATAGAAGGTACAGAAAAGATTATATATGTAAATAATACAAATAAAACTTTAGACAGTCTATATTTTCATATTTATCCCAATGTTTTTAAGAAAAGAGATACAGTTCCTTTTGATAAAAATGAAATAGAGATTGCTTATATTAATGGTTTTGAACCGGGATATATAAATATAAAATCAGTAAAATCTACAAAAGAGGGTTTAAGTTATTTGATAATAGGAAAGGGAAATTCCATATTAAAAGTAAAATTGAACGAAGGATTAGAACCTGAAGATAGTATAAAAATATATATAAATTTCATGGTTAAAATACCTCCAGCTTCTGGAAGATTTGGATATGGGAAAAATACTATAAATATAGCAAATTGGTATCCTATAGCAGCTGTTATAGATAATTCGGGATGGAATCTTGAGCCATATTATTCTATAGGTGATCCTTTTTATAGTGATGTAAGTAATTATAGAGTAACTATGACTATGCCGCAAAATTATATAATAGCTTCAACTGGGGACCTTATTAAAAGAGAAAGCATAGAAGGTAACTATAAATGGAGTTTTGAAGCGAAAAAAGTAAGGGATTTTGCTATGATAGCAAGTAGCAAATATAAAATAGCAGAAGATGATGTGGATGGAATAGCAGTTAGAAGTTATTATTTTGATGATGAGTCTGCTGAAATTTCTCTAAATGCTGCAAAAGATGCAATAAAGATATTTAATAAAATTTTTGGAAAATATCCTTATAAACATTTTTCAGTTGCAGCTTCAGATTTTTTTATAGGTGGTATGGAATATCCAAAGCTTGTATTTATAGATGAAGGTATGTATAAAGGGAATGATGAAATATTAGAATATATAATTGTTCATGAAACAGCTCATCAGTGGTGGTATGGGCTTGTAGGTAATAATGAAGTTAAAGAAGCTTGGCTTGATGAAGCATTAACTGAATATTCGACTTTATTGTATTATGAAAATAAATATGGAAAGGAAGTAAAAAACAAAGTATATAAGGAAATTATTTTAGGAGGATATAATAGGTTTAGAAGCAGCATAAGAGATAATAAAGAAGTATTATTAAAGGATTTGGGTAAATTTAATAATTCTAGGGAATATCATGCACTTGTATATTGTAAAGGAGCTATGTTTTTTGAATCTTTAAGAAGAGAATTAGGGGATAAAGTTTTTTTTGATATTTTAAAGGTATATTATGATAAATATAAATACAAAAATGCTACTACTGAAGATTTTATAAAACTTTGTGAGATTGTTTCAGATAGAGAATTAAAAAGTTTTTTTAACAAATGGCTTCTTGGACAAAAAGAATAAATAGTAAAAATTAGTACATTATAATCTTATAGAATAAATAATATTCGTATTTAGCATTGTAACAAGGGGTTTGATATGATATACTATTAAATGTTACAAATAGATTACAAAAAATACGTTGTGAAAGACGATAACATTAGATAAAATTTCAAATTATTCTTGGGAGAGAAAACTAATGATAAATTATAATTCGAAAAGAATTAAAAAATGGATCATATATGCTTGTATAGCTAGTTTTTTAGTACTGTCTATTTTATTTATAA harbors:
- a CDS encoding adenylosuccinate synthase — translated: MSTVVIVGAQWGDEGKGKIIDFLASEADVVVRGQGGNNAGHTVVVGDKKYALHLIPSGILYSETINVIGNGVVFDPEGFLNEVEKLEKEGISTKNIKISDRVHVIFPYHKLLDELAENARGDKKIGTTKKGIGPCYMDKVERSGIRICDMMDKEEFIEKVTKQIERKNEIIQKIYGGKPVNKDEIINKYLEYAEKIRPYVADTSVIVYESIKQNKKVLFEGAQGTFLDIDLGTYPYVTSSHPTSGGFAVGSGIGPNMIEEVLGIAKAYTTRVGKGPFVTEQDNEIGDRIRIQGNEFGTTTGRPRRCGWLDAVMLKYSARVNGMTSLALMLLDVLTGFEKIKICTAYKFKGELIKDFPASLKTLSECEPVYEELDGWNEDITSAATFEELPVNAQKYINKIEELVEIPVKIISVGPKRSQTIVRDKIFR
- the dnaB gene encoding replicative DNA helicase, yielding MELELLGKVPPHNIEAEQSVLGAMILDKDAIITVTEILKADDFYKEAHREIYEAILDIYNRNEPVDLVTLSEELRQRGTLDALGGVTYLSDLSTSGILTSNAKYYAKIVSEKSLLRKLIHVSTQIAQKGYESEEAEALLDLAEKSIFDISQKRNQEGFTHIKDVLLDTFDKIEQLYTNKGGITGLTTGFVDLDRKTSGLQKSDLILIAARPSMGKTAFSINICQNAAIRAKASVAIFSLEMSKEQLVQRMLSSEAHIEIQKIRNGTLSEDEWPKLASAMGPLAKAKIFIDDTPGINVMEIRAKCRRLKMEHGLDLIMIDYLQLMSSHGRAESRQQEISKISRALKILAREMDCPVIALSQLSRAPELRADHRPILSDLRESGAIEQDADVVMFLYRDEYYHPDSDRKNIGEVIIAKQRNGPTGTVELAWLGQYTKFANLEKYRE
- the rplI gene encoding 50S ribosomal protein L9, encoding MKVILLKDVKGTGKKGEVVNVSDGHARNFLIPRGLAKEATKGNLRELENQKAAQKKKEERELAEAKALAEKISSITLKFKGKAGEGGKLFGSITSKDIALELKNKYKINIDKRKIILNSPIKELGARFVEVKIYPDVTAKLKVEVTAE
- a CDS encoding DnaD domain-containing protein; this encodes MNFIKRTTDIDFGQTPIENIFINDFMPMANGTYVKVYLLGYKYANDRDENLIVDNKTIAKHLNIPLEDVLGAWDFWEQKGIIKKIKKNNGDESDFIVEFLSLRQLYIDNNYKPNTPQKSKNPISNSNKQYKCSPEDLIEANKIPEIKNMFYQIDQIMRRQLFPNERITVLDWIYNFNMDPDIIIKAFEYCIDKKNIKSIRYVGGVIKNWYDNGIIDMNKLEEYLEKTDKKFIYYDKIFKALGFNFRQPSKAEKEVMDIWIDKWGFSLDLILKACENSKKTSNPSINYINSILQAWKKDGITTTEEVEKKELQIKETKSNNSSKSKQLKSNKFQNFKQRFDKYSNEELEKILGIKK
- a CDS encoding GNAT family N-acetyltransferase, encoding MMGDKTKIRKLERKDVDKMIEWGKHDEPIFYHYNFPYLSEKERDLWFKIKTKKFTKKCFAIENLNGELIGYISLRNIKFFKRESELGIVFNPDVINKGYGTDALNKFLDIYFTKEKMKTLFLKVGKFNKRAIRCYEKCGFEIINEVYEEFEEQGLSEEIKKEIVEKYKDFDLKDNKLMTTYYYMKITKEKYIIHKNNLELLITL
- a CDS encoding M1 family metallopeptidase, giving the protein MKVFSSRAIRKIVNNLKHKKMFMIFITAAIFIFIIGIGIYRIKMSNYTVFEEIISKIQKLNEYEIDAVYYDEEKIIEGTEKIIYVNNTNKTLDSLYFHIYPNVFKKRDTVPFDKNEIEIAYINGFEPGYINIKSVKSTKEGLSYLIIGKGNSILKVKLNEGLEPEDSIKIYINFMVKIPPASGRFGYGKNTINIANWYPIAAVIDNSGWNLEPYYSIGDPFYSDVSNYRVTMTMPQNYIIASTGDLIKRESIEGNYKWSFEAKKVRDFAMIASSKYKIAEDDVDGIAVRSYYFDDESAEISLNAAKDAIKIFNKIFGKYPYKHFSVAASDFFIGGMEYPKLVFIDEGMYKGNDEILEYIIVHETAHQWWYGLVGNNEVKEAWLDEALTEYSTLLYYENKYGKEVKNKVYKEIILGGYNRFRSSIRDNKEVLLKDLGKFNNSREYHALVYCKGAMFFESLRRELGDKVFFDILKVYYDKYKYKNATTEDFIKLCEIVSDRELKSFFNKWLLGQKE
- a CDS encoding ATP-binding protein, encoding MKNDFFIKKILLEYEKKRDRAQRELEYRKSQVYEIIPRIKEIDEEISKTGIKISKAILQNTDNYLEKVNEIKEYTKKLKQEKAILLTENNIPLNFLEIQYECSKCKDSGFLDSGEKCNCFKQKLIDKAYEMSNISHLLKEENFKNFNIDLFSDEKFEDENLSPKQNMLKILNICEGFVFNFDKKNDENLLFYGSTGLGKTYLCNCIAKSLLDKGKIVIYQTAFKILEILEEYKFNSNQSPEIKLSYELLFDCDLLIIDDLGTELANKFTNIEIFNIINSRLIQNKKTIISTNLSPADIIKIYGERTASRIFGKFTILKFYGPDLRWEIKAK